Proteins from a genomic interval of Plasmodium reichenowi strain SY57 chromosome 11, whole genome shotgun sequence:
- a CDS encoding hypothetical protein (conserved Plasmodium protein, unknown function) gives MKVKIGSFESFLERLNNIKEEDILMNVENTEEMFSSFLTNFYKQNEGRYTIQKQEYINNLLNILINKIRDNNKNGHHFFYNLLCIHFKSINPYFVNLKLKDNIYYIHLLINYILYILNLIIYIEKQNKELSLSLYIGRNIYTLTLYIIRNIKERRYLNFYIKIIEEGKLIYLLCKICYDKSIISYYIEEDNVVELFFVLIKIRELEKYIIECDIIKYFLSFLLYEPQVIKRRKHLIIEIIIHMFLRNINIVKDFIKENIIQILNNILKSINDNINCDTYDYYCINLLKIFYYIIQDKNIVNFENNFFFGPKKTSSIIPHEQNKNILIFYKYINSIINKINHVIKQIISCKDSGNIHILNNNDQLNYHFKYFLSIFLCVIKSIITRIFQGKNFIQESPSDDDKREELYEEIIKCLKVTFELVLNVIDIQKEISPDVEEIHELLSYDILIGMTKINLMKYDFFEYFKGKVFDLLNCITHDEMIPNKYNDKIVIYSENRLLDDNNINRDKINYSCNNKKNVLSFVNRTYVKHFECLFYLCVYNEKNRTHNISINLIRNIENNIYTIYKYIHICNINTKELLNSLSLYYLVIIFIYIKNNLYNKEKIHLLKPFIKFFIIKEIKERIFLFKNELYFLVFIKILNLSICNNLFDFKILLCEKYFDDIIRMLEDSKLNMQEQILYFILEWTQIHPILKKLQIYISKNKLIFHVLFKLWKDIEYDNKLKNIKVQPEEINIMYKNNNQNVQFILFRIIKVLTKNFTKYIDYIINNKDLFSTFKNIIIYESKTILTIYEQIRDDMNEEHVLLHKEEENLLLKFVNLYKEDIKKLERIFENVAIFYNKKDNMELQNYYDYLRENKGIE, from the exons atgaAAGTAAAAATAGGAAGCTTCGAAAGTTTTTTAGAAAGAttaaataacataaaagaagaagacATACTAATGAATGTTGAGAATACAGAAGAGATGTTTTCTTCGTTTCTTACgaatttttataaacaaaatgaagGAAGATATACAATTCAAAAGcaagaatatataaataaccTTTTGAATAtcttaataaataaaataagagataataataaaaatggacatcattttttttacaatctattatgtatacattttaaaagtattaatccatattttgtaaatctaaaattaaaagataatatatattatatacatttgttaataaattatattttatatatcttaaatcttatcatatatattgagaaacaaaataaagaattatcCTTATCCTTGTATATAGGAAGAAACATATACACATTAACCTTATACATCATAAG aaatataaaagaacGTAGGTAccttaatttttatataaaaataattgaAGAAGGCAAActcatttatttattatgtaagATATGTTATGATAAGTCcattatttcttattatatcGAAGAAGATAATGTTGTGGAATTATTCTTTGTCCTTATAAAAATTAGAGAActagaaaaatatataattgagtgtgatataataaaatattttttatcgTTTCTTTTGTATGAACCTCAAGTTATTAAAAGAAGGAAACATTTAATTatagaaataattatacatatgtttttaagaaatataaatatagtaaaagattttattaaagaaaatataatacaaattctaaataatattttaaaatctATTAATGACAATATAAATTGTGATActtatgattattattgtattaatttattaaaaatattttattatattattcaagataaaaatattgtaaaCTTTGAGaataacttttttttcGGTCCTAAAAAAACATCATCTATTATACCAcatgaacaaaataaaaatattcttatcttttataaatatataaatagtataataaataaaataaatcatgttataaaacaaattatCAGTTGTAAAGATTCTGGgaatatacatatattaaataacaATGATCAACTGAATTAccattttaaatattttctttctaTATTTCTTTGTGTTATAAAAAGTATTATAACAAGAATATTTCAAggaaaaaattttattcaAGAGTCCCCTTctgatgatgataaaagaGAGGAGCTTTATGaggaaattataaaatgcTTAAAAGTTACTTTTGAATTGGTTCTAAATGTAATAGATATACAAAAGGAAATCTCCCCAG ATGTAGAAGAAATACACGAGCTTCTATCTTATGACATCCTCATTGGTAtgacaaaaataaatttgaTGAAATATGATTTCTTTGAATATTTCAAAGGGAAGGtttttgatttattaaattgtATAACTCATGATGAGATGATTccaaataaatataacgATAAAATTGTTATTTATTCAGAAAATAGATTGTTggatgataataatataaatcgtgataaaattaattattcatgtaataataagaagaaTGTTCTGTCCTTTGTTAACAGAACCTATGTTAAACACTTTGAATGTTTGTTTTATCTTTGtgtatataatgaaaaaaatagaacACATAATATAAGCATAAATcttataagaaatatagaaaataatatttatacaatatataaatatatacatatttgtaatataaatacaaaagaATTACTAAATTCTTTAagtttatattatcttgttataatatttatttatatcaaaaataatttgtataacaaagaaaaaattcATCTTCTCAAACCtttcataaaatttttcattataaaagaaataaaagaaagaatatttctttttaaaaatgaattatattttctagtattcatcaaaattttaaatctatccatatgtaataatttgtttgattttaaaatattgttatgtgaaaaatattttgacGATATTATTCGGATGTTAGAAGATTCAAAATTAAACATGCAGGAACAG atactttattttattttagaGTGGACACAGATACATCCGATTCTAAAAAAGTTAcagatatatataagtaaaaataaacttATATTTCATGTTCTTTTTAAACTATGGAAAGACATagaatatgataataaattaaaaaatataaaggtTCAACCAGAAGAAATCAACATTATgtataagaataataatcaa aatgtccaatttattttattcagAATCATAAAAGTGTTGACAAAaaattttacaaaatatatagattatatcataaataataaagaccttttttctacatttaaaaacataattatatatgaaagTAAAACAATACTTACTATCTATGAACAAATAAGAGATGATATGAATG AAGAACATGTACTTCTCCACAAGgaagaagaaaatttaTTACTTAAATTTGTAAATCTTTATAAAGAGGACATAAAAAAGCTCGAACGGATCTTTGAAAATGTTgctatattttataataagaagGATAATATGGAAttacaaaattattatgattacTTAAGAGAAAATAAGGGAATCGAAtaa
- a CDS encoding DNA-directed RNA polymerase I, putative, with protein MENVKYRDNFVQLGEEGPRNATTTNFYGSYYLLDKENYFDIRRFEENLEMNVIKNEENILIIEIKNMNVSIANALRRIMLSEVPTIAIEKVNMYQNTGIIADEILCHRLGLIPFKFDADLINYKEENEKYNHLNCFCFKLHVKFSSKRTGNDNYQSIYSKDLKWCPINEQQRIKFEKNPPRVVDENILITKISSGQEIELICFLEKGIGKTHAKWSPVCTAVYKMYPHFSFNTNEQLSYEEKKDLVNICPQKVFDIEDSQQIIVKNPLNCSTCRVCIEKYPKKVSFQKEKNHFIFTIESTGCFSAADIFKKALFILRQKVINVKEALDEQLCP; from the coding sequence ATGgaaaatgtaaaatatcGCGACAATTTTGTTCAGCTTGGAGAAGAGGGTCCAAGGAATGCTACGACTACGAATTTTTATGGTagttattatttattagaTAAGGAGAATTACTTTGATATAAGAAGATTTGAAGAGAATTTAGAAATGAATGTAATAAAGAATGAAgagaatatattaataatagaaataaagaatatgaaTGTTTCGATAGCAAACGCTTTAAGAAGAATCATGTTATCAGAAGTACCTACGATAGCCATTGAAAAAGTTAATATGTATCAGAATACAGGAATTATAGCTGATGAAATATTATGCCATCGTTTAGGATTAATACCTTTTAAATTCGATGCAgatttaattaattataaagaagaaaatgaaaaatataatcatttaaattgtttttgttttaaattACATGTAAAATTTAGTAGTAAAAGAACAGGTAATGATAATTATCAATCTATTTATTCAAAAGATTTAAAATGGTGTCCTATAAATGAACAACAAAGAATAAAATTCGAGAAAAACCCACCAAGAGTTGTAGAcgaaaatatattaattacaaaaattaGTAGCGGACAAGAAATTGAATTAATCTGCTTTTTAGAAAAAGGTATTGGTAAAACACATGCAAAATGGTCACCTGTTTGTACAGCtgtttataaaatgtatccacatttttcatttaatacTAATGAACAGTTATcatatgaagaaaaaaaagatcTAGTTAATATATGTCCGCAAAAAGTCTTCGATATTGAAGATAGTCAACAAATTATTGTAAAAAATCCTCTGAATTGTTCTACTTGTAGAGTATGTATTGAAAAATATCCTAAAAAAGTTTCATTCcaaaaggaaaaaaacCATTTCATATTTACAATTGAATCTACAGGATGTTTCTCAGCGGCagatatttttaaaaaagcTCTATTCATCCTAAGGCAAAAAgtaataaatgtaaaagAAGCCCTGGACGAGCAATTATGTCcttag
- a CDS encoding hypothetical protein (conserved Plasmodium protein, unknown function) has translation MYMEEVNNIPLSNIYLYKNNKVKLIPYLENVFIKNIFCCNYSINVFLHYNDEEYNNNRLIKLDNNKGYINISYGNNKNNNDNNNICGYFLTRDLLLYEFYYINHIDEHKYNDRNRKDNNICNKLKNKNYFYVYNIKPFLQKDKQNENVWHYDITKINKNEKTNNFIKKRNMKYKNIDTYYYGNNIFFGMNNINDIYMWEEKEKDNKTKYIYYIPTDNKPQHSDYSYFYNHKNKYYNSYISTFVKYLYFPKKVCIEFISCGKDHTLFLSRDKNCYAMGCNQFYQINYDKDKNKRKHFFEQPIIICITNKKKKKKDIKYIAAGYTHNLICTYKNELYGWGNNIYHQIFRNGKIVVKKPTLILNSKIMKNEICNNNKNKNNNKNKNKNNNNNKFGVLKICCGFSFSCILLKNKKCFLIGTYSNKHTIKKKQKHRNNKSYHHHNNDTYHPYEKRPISLLQISKNKKIDDIYATFYHIVLVENLKLSNMFPTIIHPQKKKKIVYLLFNFKIKKTLSYNIRLDNHGTKIVKKNENKKIQRKQKCKTLQSYILPPRGDINNKNNNIDNIDNNNNNNIHNNIDNIDNIHNIHNNPNNAQLSFRFNYHSLKDTSNPLCLQKMFDLHTKKFKRIKHKHMLAYLINNNMINQKLYLTLYNNKSYIHFNNQYLMLSSYKGIIKNIIPNNCTLKNKIKIKLIINKAPIYIKKKCISILFFFKGHGRKENIQLNKGKMNKNKKYIYTNIVLPTHNHNNKINSNNSDHHFNLCQIYFSLGYHFYKSSFPIIIIKPDILNITPNYVSINTNNYIYINMLHLSSNFHTIHVILYNTHLDCIYRKAYYDENTENYFFSLPLIPLTLFQKIKSEFIKFQVFASYNNVEYSQNDILLTVTKF, from the exons ATGTATATGGAAGAAGTAAATAATATCCCCTTAagcaatatatatttatataaaaataataaagtgAAGTTAATCCCATACCTAGAAAATGtgttcataaaaaatattttttgttgtaACTATAGCATTAATGtatttttacattataatgatgaagaatataataataatagacTAATCAAattagataataataaaggttatataaatatatcctATGGTAATAACAAGaacaataatgataataataatatatgtggttattttttaacaaGAGATTTATTGTTGTATGAATTTTATTACATTAATCATATTGAtgaacataaatataatgatagaaatagaaaagataataatatttgtaataaattaaaaaataaaaattatttttatgtttacAATATAAAACCCTTTTTACAAAAGgataaacaaaatgaaaatgtaTGGCATTATgatattacaaaaataaataagaatgaaaagacaaataattttataaaaaagagaaatatgaaatacaaaaatatagatacatattattatggaaataatatattttttggaatgaataatataaatgatatatatatgtgggaagaaaaagaaaaagataacaaaacaaaatatatttattatattcctACAGATAATAAACCTCAACATTCTgattattcttatttttataatcataaaaataaatattataattcttatatatcaacatttgttaaatatttatattttccaaAAAAAGTATGTATCGAATTTATTTCATGTGGTAAGGATCATACACTTTTTTTATCAAGGGATAAAAATTGTTATGCTATGGGTTGTAATCAATTCTATCAAATTAATTAcgataaagataaaaataaaagaaaacatTTCTTTGAACAACCTAtcattatttgtattactaataaaaaaaaaaaaaaaaaagatataaaatatattgcAGCGGGGTATACACataatttaatatgtacttataaaaatgagTTATATGGCTGgggaaataatatatatcatcaaATTTTTCGAAATGGAAAAATCGTTGTTAAAAAGCCAACATTAATATTGAACAGCaagataatgaaaaatgaaatatgtaacaataacaaaaataaaaacaataacaaaaataaaaataaaaacaataacAATAACAAATTTGGTGTTCTAAAAATATGCTGTGGATTTTCTTTCTCTTGTATCCtattgaaaaataaaaaatgcTTTCTCATAGGCACATATTCAAATAAAcatacaataaaaaaaaaacaaaaacacCGTAACAATAAATCctatcatcatcataataatgataCATATCATCCTTATGAAAAAAGACCTATATCACTCTTACAAATTAgtaaaaacaaaaaaattgatGACATATACGCAACCTTTTATCACATAGTTCTTGTTGAAAATCTCAAACTATCCAACATGTTCCCTACTATCATTCATccacaaaaaaaaaagaaaattgtTTATCTTctctttaattttaaaatcaaaaaaacCCTCTCCTATAATATTAGATTAGATAACCATGGTACCaaaattgtaaaaaaaaatgaaaacaaGAAGATTCAAAGGAAACAAAAATGTAAGACATTACAATCGTATATTTTACCTCCTCGTGGTGacattaataataaaaataataatattgataatattgataataataataataataatattcataataatattgataatattgataatattcataatattcataataatcCTAATAATGCACAACTTTCATTTCGTTTTAATTATCATTCATTAAAGGATACATCGAATCCATTATGCTTACAAAAAATGTTTGATCTTCATACGAAAAAATTCAAAAGaataaaacataaacaTATGTTAGCATAtcttataaataataatatgataaatcaaaaattatatttaactttatataataacaaatcATACATCCATTTTAATAATCAATACCTTATGCTGTCATCTTATAAAGGAATAATCAAAAATATCATACCAAATAATTGtacattaaaaaataaaatcaaaataaaattgattattaataaagctcctatatatataaaaaaaaaatgcatttctatactttttttttttaaaggaCATGGAcgaaaagaaaatatacaattaaataaaggaaaaatgaataaaaataaaaaatatatttatactaATATTGTATTACCTACAcataatcataataataaaataaattcaaataatagTGATCATCATTTTAATCTATGtcaaatttatttttcacTAGGTTATCATTTCTATAAATCCTCATTCCcaattattatcatcaaaccagatatattaaatattacaCCAAATTATGTTTctataaatacaaataattatatatatattaacatgTTACATCTCTCAAGCAATTTTCATACTATACATGTTATTTTGTATAACACTCATCTGGATTGTATTTATAGAAAAGCATACTATGATGAAAACAcagaaaattattttttctccTTACCACTAATACCTCTCACCctatttcaaaaaattaaatccg aaTTCATAAAATTTCAAGTATTTGCTTCATATAACAATGTCGAATACAGCCAAAACGATATACTTTTAACAGTCACAAAGTTTTAA
- a CDS encoding translation initiation factor eIF-1A, putative produces MPKNKGKGGKNRRRGKNDNEGEKRELLYKEEDQEYAQVLRMLGNGRLEAHCFDGVKRLCHIRGKMRKRVWINSGDI; encoded by the exons ATGCCAAAGAATAAAG GAAAGGGAGGTAAAAACAGAAGGAGAGGAAAGAATGATAACGAAGGAGAAAAAAgagaattattatacaaGGAGGAAGATCAag AATATGCTCAAGTTTTAAGAATGTTGGGTAATGGTAGATTAGAGGCCCATTGTTTTGATGGTGTCAAAAGATTGTGTCATATTAG GGGTAAAATGAGAAAAAGGGTATGGATTAATTCAGGTGATATTAT
- a CDS encoding DnaJ protein, putative produces MRIHCFSFFLLYFLFVNNVNCLLKKVLHHFYCNNENCYDILGVNEKASLDEIKFSYFRLLKKVEKNHDGEKKKRIVKAFNILVNKSTRKYYDYYLKYPNSFLNLVYLNMYIFYKLFKIICIILLIGLLLCVFQYIHNKYELKRVIQKSSKNKAFKKEVQNRISSQHPGFMNYDIKKKKKIEEQIEEEVVQEIVMINNQKTKKLLLADLIIVKLLFLPKQLWFYIIWNIKWVIKYNILNEDYDEHDKIYITRKYMNISMDRWNTLNPEEKKNYLKKELWMKTKQEEFLQEIKERDRLNKISSAKYKKQIRMKKKGLSFNYND; encoded by the exons ATGAGAATACAttgtttttctttctttttattatatttcttatttgtGAATAATGTTAATTGTCTATTAAAAAAAGTGTTACATCACTTTTATTGTAACAATGAAAATTGTTACGATATTTTAG GCGTTAACGAAAAGGCTAGCTTGGACGAAATAAAATTTTCGTATTTCAGGCTTTTGAAGAAAGTTGAAAAAAATCATGATGgagaaaagaaaaaaagaattgtGAAAGCTTTCAACATATTAGTAAATAAAAGTacaagaaaatattatgattattatttaaaatatccAAATAGTTTTTTGAATTTAGTATATTtgaatatgtatatattttataaattatttaaaattatttgtataatattattaattgGATTATTGTTATGTGTAtttcaatatatacataataaatatgaattaaaaaGAGTAATACAGAAATcatcaaaaaataaagcTTTTAAAAAAGAGGTACAGAATAGGATATCTAGTCAACATCCTGGATTTATgaattatgatataaagaagaaaaagaaaatagAAGAACAAATTGAAGAAGAGGTAGTACAAGAAATAGTTATGATTAATAATCAGAAGactaaaaaattattactaGCTGATTTAATCATTGTAaaacttttatttttgcCTAAACAATTATggttttatattatatggaatataaaatgggttattaaatataatatattaaatgaagaTTATGATGAACATgataagatatatattaccagaaaatatatgaacatatCAATGGATAGATGGAATACATTAAATCCagaagagaaaaaaaattatttaaaaaaagaattgtGGATGAAAACAAAACAGGAAGAATTTCTTCAAGAAATAAAGGAAAGGGATAGATTGAATAAAATATCGAGTGctaaatataaaaaacaaataagAATGAAGAAAAAGGGTTTAAGTTTTAATTACAACGATTAG
- a CDS encoding hypothetical protein (conserved Plasmodium protein, unknown function) codes for MHDLIIYPYEKQNEYIYQERDNLINEDHIKYDENDEVNRNGISYKINIYDNNNNNNNVDDNNNNNNVDDNNDDHNDHNSDKDNIASQFIHTCIKENIIDDEKYDSFQKREDITNIKKNSLDFNTINEKIFNINIKIKEPKVKTTNDIHVDYNDDNNDDNNDDSNISIRTNPKHTSHHNDTSDDSSYSSIDDIKHILKKSKIKNLQQNKKKYICNYISQHKKRIKEKKSNLIKKKKINKQDNYLTTNFLKINQKTKENIKRASAASIILENNFNSDHIDEDEQNSSYDENLNYHTNDF; via the coding sequence atgcatgatttgattatttatccttatgaaaaacaaaatgaataCATATATCAAGAGAGAGATAACTTAATAAATGAGgatcatataaaatatgatgaGAACGACGAAGTAAATAGAAATGGTATATCTTATaagataaatatttatgataataataataataataataatgttgatgataataataataataataatgttgatgataataatgatgatcATAATGATCATAATAGTGATAAGGATAATATTGCTTCCCAATTTATTCATACATGTAttaaggaaaatataattgaTGATGAAAAGTATGATAGTTTTCAAAAGAGAGAAGATATTACAAACATTAAAAAGAATAGTCTAGATTTTAATAcaataaatgaaaaaatatttaatattaatattaaaataaaagaacCAAAGGTAAAAACAACTAATGACATACACGTTgattataatgatgataataatgatgataataatgatgatagTAATATTTCCATAAGAACAAACCCAAAACATACATCTCATCATAACGACACAAGTGATGATTCCTCATATAGTAGTATAGACGatattaaacatattttaaaaaaaagcaaaataaaaaatttacaacaaaataaaaaaaaatatatttgtaacTATATCTCACaacacaaaaaaagaatcaaagaaaaaaaaagtaaccttataaaaaaaaaaaaaattaataaacaAGATAATTATTTAACGACAAACTTCCTAAAAATTAATcaaaaaacaaaagaaaatataaaaagagCTAGTGCTGCAAGTATTATCTtggaaaataattttaatagTGATCATATCGATGAAGACGAACAAAATAGTTCATACGAcgaaaatttaaattatcataCAAACGATTTctaa